A single region of the Alosa alosa isolate M-15738 ecotype Scorff River chromosome 6, AALO_Geno_1.1, whole genome shotgun sequence genome encodes:
- the mmd gene encoding monocyte to macrophage differentiation factor isoform X1: MFGIDLRRTRWKRFMNSRAAANCRYQPTCYEHAANCYTHAFLIVPAFVGMALLHRLSDDRWEKITAWVYGMGLCALFLVSTVFHIISWKKSHMRSVEHCFHMCDRVVIYFFIAASYTPWLNLRELGPLASHMRWFVWLMAAAGTIYVFNYHEKYKLVELAFYLTMGFFPALVVTSMNNTEGLHELACGGLIYCLGVFFFKSDGVIPFAHAIWHVFVALAAAVHYYAIWKYLYRTPGPDEIREA; the protein is encoded by the exons GTTTATGAACAGCCGAGCTGCAGCCAACTGCCGATATCAGCCCACCTGCTATGAGCATGCTGCTAACTGCTACACACACGCG ttcCTCATTGTCCCAGCATTCGTTGGCATGGCCTTGCTGCACCGTCTCTCTGACGACCGCTGGGAGAAGATTACCGCCTGGGTGTATGGCATGGGCCTGTGTGCACTCTTCTTGGTCTCCACCGTCTTTCACATCATCTCATGGAAGAAGAGCCACATGAG GTCGGTGGAGCACTGTTTCCACATGTGTGACCGCGTAGTTATCTACTTCTTCATCGCTGCCTCCTACACACCCTG GTTGAATCTGCGTGAGCTGGGCCCTCTGGCGAGTCACATGAGGTGGTTTGTGTGGTTGATGGCCGCCGCAGGGACTATTTATGTGTTCAACTATCATGAGAA GTATAAACTGGTTGAACTAGCCTTTTACCTAACAATGGGATTTTTTCCTGCTTTGGTTGTGACCTCAATG AACAACACCGAGGGTCTGCATGAGCTGGCTTGCGGTGGCCTCATCTACTGCCTGGGGGTGTTCTTCTTCAAGTCGGACGGGGTGATACCATTCGCCCATGCCATCTGGCACGTGTTTGTGGCACTGGCTGCAGCCGTGCACTACTACGCCATCTGGAAATACCTCTACCGGACCCCTGGGCCAGACGAAATCAGGGAGGCCTAA
- the mmd gene encoding monocyte to macrophage differentiation factor isoform X2, giving the protein MKRANSFQRFMNSRAAANCRYQPTCYEHAANCYTHAFLIVPAFVGMALLHRLSDDRWEKITAWVYGMGLCALFLVSTVFHIISWKKSHMRSVEHCFHMCDRVVIYFFIAASYTPWLNLRELGPLASHMRWFVWLMAAAGTIYVFNYHEKYKLVELAFYLTMGFFPALVVTSMNNTEGLHELACGGLIYCLGVFFFKSDGVIPFAHAIWHVFVALAAAVHYYAIWKYLYRTPGPDEIREA; this is encoded by the exons ATGAAGAGAGCGAATAGCTTTCAGAG GTTTATGAACAGCCGAGCTGCAGCCAACTGCCGATATCAGCCCACCTGCTATGAGCATGCTGCTAACTGCTACACACACGCG ttcCTCATTGTCCCAGCATTCGTTGGCATGGCCTTGCTGCACCGTCTCTCTGACGACCGCTGGGAGAAGATTACCGCCTGGGTGTATGGCATGGGCCTGTGTGCACTCTTCTTGGTCTCCACCGTCTTTCACATCATCTCATGGAAGAAGAGCCACATGAG GTCGGTGGAGCACTGTTTCCACATGTGTGACCGCGTAGTTATCTACTTCTTCATCGCTGCCTCCTACACACCCTG GTTGAATCTGCGTGAGCTGGGCCCTCTGGCGAGTCACATGAGGTGGTTTGTGTGGTTGATGGCCGCCGCAGGGACTATTTATGTGTTCAACTATCATGAGAA GTATAAACTGGTTGAACTAGCCTTTTACCTAACAATGGGATTTTTTCCTGCTTTGGTTGTGACCTCAATG AACAACACCGAGGGTCTGCATGAGCTGGCTTGCGGTGGCCTCATCTACTGCCTGGGGGTGTTCTTCTTCAAGTCGGACGGGGTGATACCATTCGCCCATGCCATCTGGCACGTGTTTGTGGCACTGGCTGCAGCCGTGCACTACTACGCCATCTGGAAATACCTCTACCGGACCCCTGGGCCAGACGAAATCAGGGAGGCCTAA